A DNA window from Microtus ochrogaster isolate Prairie Vole_2 unplaced genomic scaffold, MicOch1.0 UNK31, whole genome shotgun sequence contains the following coding sequences:
- the Lrrc46 gene encoding leucine-rich repeat-containing protein 46, producing MPGSEQKAKKAAQSTEDGEVPITEALITKRNLNFPEDEDLSEKMFHTLDELETVRLDREGITAISNLEGLQNIHSLYLQLNKIQRIENLACITSLRFLSLAGNQIRQVENLLDLQYLQFLDLSENLIEVLKLDEFPQSLLILNLCGNPCTTQDGYRKTVIESLPLLLDLDKQPIIERWTSDEEDKSSDEEEEFPELNGPFCAERGFFKDLEQELQQHREQRQQEVLAEHLSRMETQPVLTDLPILPAMPMAGDGSPAVTVQPEKELAPKAASSTETTSSTMKPVPRSHKSSVRARKRAPTATATAKTSLAAAPSKTKTIPRRNTK from the exons ATGCCAGGAAGTGAGCAGAAAG CTAAGAAGGCTGCCCAGAGCACCGAGGACGGGGAAGTCCCCATCACCGAAGCCCTTATCACCAAGAGGAACTTGAACTTCCCTGAGGATGAAGACCTGTCAGAAAAGAT GTTTCACACTCTTGATGAACTCGAGACTGTCCGCCTGGATCGGGAAGGGATTACCGCGATCAGCAATTTAGAGGGCCTCCAGAATATTCACAGCCTCTACCTGCAATTG AATAAGATCCAGCGGATTGAGAACTTGGCATGCATCACCTCCCTGCG CTTCCTGTCTCTGGCAGGAAACCAAATCAGGCAGGTGGAAAACCTCCTTGACCTCCAGTACCTCCAGTTTCTGGACCTTTCTGAGAACCTGATAGAGGTCCTAAAGCTAG ACGAGTTCCCCCAGAGCCTTCTCATCCTCAACCTGTGTGGGAACCCTTGCACCACCCAGGATGGCTACAG GAAGACGGTGATAGAATCCCTGCCACTGCTCTTGGACCTGGACAAACAGCCTATAATTGAGCGCTGGACCTCCGACGAAGAGGATAAATCctcagatgaggaggaggaatttCCGGAGCTGAATGGCCCGTTCTGCGCAGAGCGAG GGTTCTTCAAGGACTTGGAGCAGGAACTGCAGCAGCATAGGGAGCAAAGGCAGCAGGAGGTCCTGGCAGAGCACTTGTCCAGGATGGAGACTCAGCCTGTCCTCACTGACCTGCCCATCCTGCCTGCAATGCCCATGGCTGGGGATGGCAGCCCTGCTGTTACTGTGCAGCCCGAGAAAGAGTTGGCCCCTAAGGCCGCCTCCTCAACTGAGACCACCTCTTCTACCATGAAACCAGTGCCCAGGAGCCACAAAAGCTCTGTCCGGGCGAGGAAGAGAGCACcaacagccacagccacagccaagaCCTCTCTGGCTGCAGCCCCCAGTAAGACAAAAACTATACCCAGAAGAAACACCAAGTAA
- the Scrn2 gene encoding secernin-2: MASSSPDAPCSCDCFVSVPPASAIPAVIFAKNSDRPRDEVQEVVFIPAGTHTPGSQLQVGSSCLHLFVGITGGCRMPLLLQGLPCHTGCSSNLSGSSLSSDLSDRLALERSSTAQEAVRVIAGLLDRYGQGGSCREDPVPFCYHNTFLLADRTEAWVLETAGKLWAAQRIQGGARNISNQLSIGTDISAEHPELRSHAKAQGWWTGQGTFDFAEVFSLTQQPVRMEAAKARFRAGRELLQQRQGSITAEVMMDILRNKESGICMDSGGFRTTASMVSVLPRDPTKPCVHFFTATPDPSRSVFKPFIFETGVAQAPQVLSPTFGAQDPVRILPRFQTQVDRRHLLYRGHQAALGLMEEGQDQGKRVQQKQQSLELEGLEALRKLLTGEQTLPPHRLSGLFQAFVEKEHQAYA, encoded by the exons ATGGCCTCGTCGAGCCCTGACGCCCCTTGTTCCTGCGACTGCTTTGTTTCTGtgccccctgcctctgccatcccAGCTGTGATCTTTGCAAAGAACTCGGACCGCCCCCGAGATGAGGTGCAGGAGGTGGTGTTTATACCCGCAGGCACTCACACCCCTGGGAGCCAGCTCCAGGTGGGT tcctcctgcctccacctctttgttgggatcacaggtgggTGCCGAATGCCATTGTTGCTGCAGGGCTTGCCGTGCCACACGGGCTGTTCATCAAACCTCTCTGGATCatctctgtcctctgacctctctgacAGGCTGGCTTTGGAGCGGAGCAGTACTGCCCAGGAGGCTGTGCGCGTGATTGCAGGCTTGCTGGACCGCTATGGGCAGGGGGGCAGCTGCCGGGAGGACCCTGTGCCTTTCTGCTATCACAACACCTTCCTACTGGCTGACCGGACAGAGGCGTGGGTGCTGGAGACAGCTGGGAAGCTGTGGGCTGCTCAGAGGATCCAGG GAGGCGCCCGGAACATTTCTAACCAGCTGAGCATTGGCACAGACATCTCAGCAGAGCACCCAGAGCTCCGCAGCCACGCCAAGGCCCAGGGTTGGTGGACTGGACAGGGCACCTTCGACTTTGCAGAGGTCTTCTCCCTGACCCAGCAACCTGTGCGGATGGAAGCTGCCAAGGCCCGCTTCCGGGCTGGGCGTGAGCTGCTGCAGCAACGGCAAG GGAGTATCACGGCAGAGGTGATGATGGACATTCTCAGGAACAAGGAAAGCGGCATCTGCATGGACTCTGGAGGCTTCCGCACCACCGCCAGTATGGTGTCGGTCCTGCCCCGGGATCCCACAAAGCCCTGTGTCCATTTCTTCACTGCCACACCAGACCCATCCAG GTCGGTATTCAAACCTTTCATCTTTGAAACAGGGGTGGCCCAGGCCCCCCAGGTGCTGTCCCCCACTTTTGGAGCCCAGGACCCTGTTCGGATCCTCCCCCGATTCCAGACGCAGGTGGATCGGCGGCACTTGCTCTATCGCGGACACCAGGCAGCCCTGGGGCTGATGGAGGAGGGGCAG GATCAGGGAAAACGTGTCCAGCAAAAGCAACAGAGTTTGGAGCTGGAGGGCCTGGAGGCTCTCAGAAAACTACTAACTGGTGAACAGACCCTGCCTCCCCACAGGCTGAGCGGCCTCTTCCAAGCCTTTGTGGAGAAGGAGCACCAGGCCTATGCTTAA
- the Sp6 gene encoding transcription factor Sp6 produces MLTAVCGSLGSQHTEAPHASPPRLDLQPLQTYQGHTSPEVGDYPSPLQPAELQSLPLGPEVDFSQGYELPGASSRVTCEDLESDSPLAPGPFSKLLQPDMSHHYESWFRPTHPGTEDGSWWDLHPGTSWMDLPHTQGALTSPGHPGALQPGLGGYVGDHQLCAPPPHPHPHHLLPAAGGQHLLGPPDGAKALEAAAPESQGLDSSLDAAARPKGSRRSVPRSSGQTVCRCPNCLEAERLGAPCGPDGGKKKHLHNCHIPGCGKAYAKTSHLKAHLRWHSGDRPFVCNWLFCGKRFTRSDELQRHLQTHTGTKKFPCAVCSRVFMRSDHLAKHMKTHEGSKEEAAAAAQGEAKAGGTVEPPGSKGKREAEGSSAPSN; encoded by the coding sequence ATGCTAACCGCTGTCTGTGGCTCTCTGGGCAGCCAGCACACCGAAGCGCCTCACGCATCACCGCCGCGCCTCGATCTGCAGCCTCTCCAGACGTACCAGGGTCACACGAGCCCTGAGGTCGGGGACTACCCCTCCCCGCTGCAGCCTGCAGAGCTGCAGAGCCTCCCGCTGGGCCCGGAGGTAGACTTCTCACAGGGCTATGAGTTGCCAGGGGCCTCCTCGCGGGTAACCTGCGAGGACCTGGAAAGTGACAGTCCCTTGGCTCCGGGACCCTTTTCCAAACTCCTGCAGCCGGACATGTCACATCATTACGAATCGTGGTTCCGGCCGACTCACCCAGGCACGGAGGATGGCTCGTGGTGGGACCTACATCCCGGCACTAGCTGGATGGACCTCCCCCACACTCAAGGAGCGCTGACCTCACCTGGCCACCCGGGGGCGCTTCAGCCTGGTTTGGGAGGATACGTCGGAGACCACCAGCTCTGTGCTCCGCCGCCCCATCCGCACCCgcaccacctcctcccagccgCGGGTGGGCAGCACCTCCTAGGGCCACCCGACGGGGCTAAGGCCTTGGAAGCGGCGGCGCCAGAGTCCCAAGGGCTGGATTCCAGTCTGGATGCTGCGGCCCGACCCAAAGGCTCCCGGCGGTCTGTGCCCCGCAGCTCTGGGCAGACCGTGTGTCGCTGCCCCAACTGCCTGGAGGCGGAGCGACTCGGGGCTCCGTGCGGGCCCGATGGGGGCAAGAAGAAGCATTTGCACAACTGCCACATCCCAGGCTGCGGGAAAGCCTACGCCAAGACGTCGCATCTGAAGGCGCACCTGCGGTGGCACAGCGGCGACCGTCCCTTCGTGTGCAACTGGCTTTTCTGTGGCAAGCGCTTCACGCGCTCCGACGAGCTGCAGCGCCACCTTCAGACCCACACCGGGACCAAGAAGTTCCCCTGTGCAGTCTGCAGCCGAGTCTTCATGCGCAGCGACCACCTGGCCAAGCACATGAAAACCCACGAGGGCTCCAAAGAGGAGGCTGCGGCGGCGGCCCAGGGAGAGGCCAAGGCGGGCGGCACGGTGGAGCCACCCGGGAGCAAAGGCAAACGGGAGGCCGAAGGCAGCTCGGCGCCCTCCAACTGA